One window of Xanthomonas sp. 10-10 genomic DNA carries:
- the ampR gene encoding LysR family transcriptional regulator AmpR, translating into MPRPRLPLNALRAFEAAARHQNLTRAANELCVSQAALSHQIKALEQQLGTSLFHRLPRGVALTDEGAALAPVLGEAFDRIAATLERFADGRYREVLNVGVVGTFATGWLLPRLPAFHAAHPDIELRLSTHNNRVDLAGEGLDLAIRFGDGDWQGQIAHALMEAPFAPVCAPSMARGLRTPADLAQLPLLRSYRLDEWPQWFRAAGVAEVAARGTMFDSSLTLASAAAAGAGVALLPLPMFRQDLDAGRLVCPFPIQIDAGRYWLTRLRSRPEGDADARLRDWLVAEQQRSG; encoded by the coding sequence ATGCCCCGCCCCCGCCTCCCGCTCAATGCCCTGCGCGCTTTCGAAGCGGCCGCGCGCCATCAAAATCTGACCCGGGCGGCGAACGAGCTGTGCGTGAGCCAGGCCGCGCTCAGCCACCAGATCAAGGCGCTGGAGCAACAGCTGGGCACCAGCCTGTTCCACCGTCTGCCACGCGGCGTGGCACTGACCGACGAGGGCGCGGCGTTGGCGCCAGTGCTGGGCGAGGCCTTCGACCGCATCGCCGCCACCCTGGAGCGCTTTGCCGACGGGCGCTATCGCGAGGTGCTCAACGTCGGCGTGGTGGGCACCTTCGCCACCGGCTGGCTGCTGCCGCGATTGCCGGCCTTTCATGCCGCGCATCCGGATATCGAATTGCGCCTGTCCACCCACAACAACCGGGTCGATCTGGCCGGCGAAGGGCTGGATCTGGCGATCCGGTTCGGCGATGGCGACTGGCAGGGCCAGATCGCGCATGCGCTGATGGAGGCGCCGTTTGCGCCGGTGTGCGCGCCCAGCATGGCGCGCGGCCTGCGCACGCCGGCCGATCTGGCGCAGCTGCCGTTATTGCGCTCCTACCGCCTGGACGAATGGCCGCAATGGTTTCGCGCGGCAGGCGTGGCCGAGGTTGCCGCGCGCGGGACGATGTTCGATTCGTCGTTGACGCTGGCCAGCGCGGCGGCGGCCGGTGCCGGCGTGGCGTTGTTGCCGTTGCCGATGTTTCGCCAGGATCTCGACGCAGGGCGGCTGGTGTGCCCCTTCCCGATACAGATCGATGCCGGACGCTATTGGCTCACCCGGCTGCGCTCGCGCCCGGAAGGCGATGCCGATGCGCGACTGCGCGACTGGCTGGTAGCGGAGCAACAGCGCTCCGGCTAA
- the bla gene encoding class A beta-lactamase produces MLNRREFLYASGAGMLFAASRPALALSPAVNIDDMLRAQWADIERGTGGRLGISLLGSAPGWRLGQRENERFPMCSTFKFVLAAAVLQQVDRGKLSLAQPVNIRASDMLSHAPVTERHVGGALSVGELCRATMIYSDNPAANLLFPLVGGPPGVTAFLRSIGDAKTRSDRYEPEMNGFAPGEPRDTTTPVAMASTLRTLLLGDALQPASRTQLTDWMIDNRTGDDCLRAGLTADWKIGDKTGSNGTDTRNDIAILWPPKGRPPLLLTTYLNGAKVDDAARDAALKAVAQAVAQAVAAWYPTRASRAS; encoded by the coding sequence ATGTTGAATCGGCGAGAGTTCCTGTACGCAAGCGGCGCGGGCATGCTGTTTGCGGCGTCCAGACCCGCACTGGCGCTCAGTCCGGCGGTGAATATAGACGACATGCTGCGGGCACAATGGGCGGACATCGAACGTGGTACCGGTGGTCGCCTGGGCATCAGCCTGCTCGGCAGCGCCCCCGGCTGGCGCCTCGGGCAGCGCGAGAACGAGCGCTTTCCGATGTGCAGCACCTTCAAATTTGTATTGGCTGCCGCGGTATTGCAGCAAGTGGACCGGGGCAAGCTGTCGTTGGCGCAACCGGTCAACATCCGTGCCTCGGACATGCTGTCGCATGCGCCGGTCACCGAGCGCCATGTCGGTGGCGCGCTGAGTGTCGGCGAACTGTGCCGGGCCACGATGATCTACAGCGACAACCCTGCCGCCAACCTGTTGTTCCCGCTGGTCGGCGGCCCGCCCGGCGTGACCGCCTTCCTGCGCAGCATCGGCGATGCCAAGACCCGCAGTGACCGCTACGAGCCGGAGATGAACGGGTTCGCCCCTGGCGAGCCGCGCGACACCACCACCCCGGTGGCCATGGCGTCGACGCTGCGTACGCTGCTGCTTGGCGATGCCCTGCAGCCTGCCTCGCGCACGCAGCTGACCGACTGGATGATCGACAACCGCACCGGCGACGACTGCCTGCGTGCGGGGCTCACGGCCGACTGGAAGATCGGCGACAAGACCGGTAGCAACGGCACCGATACCCGCAACGACATCGCCATCCTCTGGCCGCCGAAGGGCCGGCCGCCACTGCTGCTGACGACGTACTTGAACGGTGCCAAGGTCGACGATGCTGCACGCGATGCGGCGTTGAA
- a CDS encoding VOC family protein gives MEASQLSRGRLIDHLHLVVHDLPASRRFYQAVLEVLGIPIGGEGDGYFWADELFVSDRDTVAQGVLTGRHHLAFQAHDAAMVQAFHRAALANGGRDNGAPGLRPYHPGYYAAFVLDPDGNNIEAVFHGPAQRSADAVQIIY, from the coding sequence ATGGAAGCATCGCAGCTGAGTCGGGGCCGCCTGATCGATCACCTGCATCTGGTAGTGCACGACCTGCCGGCAAGCAGACGCTTTTATCAGGCCGTGCTCGAGGTCCTTGGCATTCCCATCGGCGGCGAAGGCGATGGCTACTTCTGGGCCGACGAACTGTTCGTCTCCGACCGCGACACGGTGGCGCAAGGCGTGTTGACCGGCCGCCATCATCTGGCCTTTCAGGCGCACGACGCTGCGATGGTGCAGGCGTTTCATCGTGCCGCGCTGGCCAATGGCGGGCGCGACAATGGCGCGCCGGGGTTGCGGCCCTATCACCCGGGTTATTACGCCGCATTTGTCCTCGACCCGGATGGCAACAACATCGAGGCGGTCTTCCATGGCCCTGCGCAACGCAGTGCCGATGCGGTGCAGATCATCTATTGA
- a CDS encoding TonB-dependent receptor, with amino-acid sequence MNIPLSSLATAVVAALLASPALAQDAAPATANTLDTVIVTGTRVADRTVAESQSPIDIISAESLQATGTPELATALARALPSLNFPRPALSDGTSAIRPAQLRGLSPDQVLVLVNGKRRHTSSLLNLNGTIGRGAAAVDLNTIPVAAIARVEVLRDGASAQYGSDAIAGVVNIVLKGAEKGGSLQAGFGQYSAGDGSNYELSGDTGVAYGGDRGWLHVAAQLNQQDPTDRARGYAGAPSASQPAVGQKAFKIGDPDVNAQAASLNTEYQFSDSITGYAFATASNRDITSFAFFRAPGSSQNLLSIYPQGFLPEIQSYAKDRSLVAGVRGSTASGWDWDASYNYGYNKIDFHTRNTLNVSLGPTSPTSFYDGALETTQNIVNLDVKRGFDWGLAYPVTVAFGAEYRNEKWNQSPGEVGSYFQAGTLAGGAQGYGGFAPSVSGQYSRNSYALYADLEADFTDKFSAGLAGRYEDYDDFGSQASGKLSGRYAFTDKIALRGTVASGFRAPSLAQQYFQSTSTTFLAGNPNPFEIRTFPADSNVARAFGAEPLDAETSLSYSLGLVLQPTDALYLTIDAYQIDVDDRIVLSSNLTGTGVRSLLEAQGIFGINGGRYFTNAVDTRTRGVDVVGSYRWQLAASSVDLTAGYNYSETEVRSVAANPAALSANGLSLERIDRTERGRIEEGFPRDKFLINGSWNSDHWTLALGATRYGKYSTRPAAAINDQTFGAKWVVDASASYKVDRWTLTLGADNLLDEYPDENNFANSTSGQFPYSNLSPFGFNGAYVYGRINYRW; translated from the coding sequence ATGAACATCCCCCTGTCTTCGCTTGCGACCGCCGTGGTCGCTGCACTGCTTGCCTCTCCCGCCCTGGCGCAGGATGCGGCGCCTGCCACCGCCAATACCCTGGATACGGTGATCGTCACCGGCACCCGCGTGGCCGACCGCACCGTGGCCGAATCGCAGTCGCCGATCGACATCATCAGCGCCGAGTCGCTGCAGGCTACCGGCACCCCGGAACTGGCCACCGCCCTGGCCCGCGCGCTGCCGTCGCTGAACTTCCCGCGCCCGGCGCTGAGCGATGGCACCAGCGCGATCCGCCCGGCGCAGCTGCGCGGCCTGTCGCCGGACCAGGTGCTGGTGCTGGTCAACGGCAAGCGCCGCCACACCTCCTCGCTGCTCAACCTCAACGGCACCATCGGCCGTGGCGCGGCAGCGGTGGATCTGAACACCATCCCGGTGGCGGCGATCGCGCGGGTGGAAGTGCTGCGCGACGGCGCCTCGGCGCAGTACGGCTCCGACGCCATCGCCGGCGTGGTCAACATCGTGCTCAAGGGCGCGGAAAAGGGCGGCAGCCTGCAGGCCGGCTTCGGCCAGTACTCGGCCGGCGACGGCAGCAACTACGAGCTGTCCGGCGACACCGGCGTGGCCTATGGCGGCGACCGCGGCTGGCTGCATGTGGCCGCCCAGCTCAACCAGCAGGACCCGACCGACCGTGCACGCGGCTATGCCGGCGCGCCCAGCGCCTCGCAGCCGGCCGTCGGCCAGAAGGCGTTCAAGATCGGCGACCCCGACGTCAACGCGCAGGCCGCCTCGCTCAACACCGAATACCAGTTCAGCGACAGCATCACCGGCTACGCGTTCGCCACCGCCAGCAACCGCGACATCACCTCGTTCGCATTCTTCCGCGCGCCGGGCAGCAGCCAGAACCTCCTGTCGATCTACCCGCAGGGCTTTTTGCCGGAGATCCAGAGCTATGCCAAGGACCGCTCGCTGGTGGCCGGCGTGCGCGGCTCCACCGCCAGCGGCTGGGACTGGGATGCCAGCTACAACTACGGCTACAACAAGATCGATTTCCACACCCGCAACACGCTCAACGTCAGCCTGGGCCCGACCTCGCCGACCTCCTTCTACGACGGCGCGCTGGAAACCACGCAGAACATCGTCAACCTGGACGTCAAGCGCGGCTTCGACTGGGGCCTGGCATATCCGGTGACGGTGGCCTTCGGCGCCGAATACCGCAACGAGAAGTGGAACCAGTCGCCGGGCGAAGTGGGCTCCTACTTCCAGGCCGGCACGCTGGCCGGCGGCGCGCAGGGCTACGGCGGATTCGCCCCAAGCGTATCGGGCCAGTATTCGCGCAACAGCTACGCGCTGTACGCCGACCTGGAAGCCGACTTCACCGACAAGTTCTCCGCCGGCCTGGCCGGCCGTTACGAAGACTATGACGACTTCGGCAGCCAGGCTTCGGGCAAGTTGTCCGGCCGCTATGCGTTCACCGACAAGATCGCGCTGCGTGGCACGGTAGCCTCGGGCTTCCGTGCGCCGTCGCTGGCGCAGCAGTATTTCCAGTCCACCAGCACCACCTTCCTGGCCGGCAATCCAAACCCGTTCGAGATCCGCACCTTCCCGGCCGACAGCAACGTGGCGCGCGCCTTCGGTGCCGAACCGCTGGATGCGGAAACCTCGCTGTCCTACAGCCTGGGCCTGGTGCTGCAGCCGACCGATGCGCTCTACCTCACCATCGATGCCTACCAGATCGACGTGGACGACCGCATCGTACTGTCGTCCAACCTTACCGGCACCGGCGTGCGCAGCCTGCTGGAAGCACAGGGCATCTTCGGCATCAACGGCGGGCGCTACTTCACCAATGCGGTGGATACGCGCACGCGCGGCGTGGACGTGGTCGGCAGCTATCGCTGGCAGCTCGCCGCCAGCAGCGTGGACCTGACCGCCGGCTACAACTATTCGGAAACCGAAGTGCGCAGCGTGGCGGCCAACCCGGCGGCGCTGTCGGCCAACGGGCTGAGCCTGGAGCGCATCGACCGCACCGAACGCGGCCGCATCGAAGAAGGCTTCCCGCGCGACAAGTTCCTGATCAACGGCAGCTGGAATTCCGATCACTGGACGCTTGCGCTGGGCGCCACGCGCTATGGCAAGTACAGCACGCGCCCGGCGGCGGCGATCAACGACCAGACCTTCGGCGCCAAGTGGGTGGTGGATGCATCGGCCAGCTACAAGGTGGACCGTTGGACGCTGACGCTGGGCGCGGACAACCTGCTGGACGAGTACCCGGACGAAAACAACTTCGCCAACTCCACCAGTGGCCAGTTTCCGTACAGCAATCTGTCGCCGTTCGGCTTCAATGGTGCCTATGTCTATGGTCGTATCAACTACCGTTGGTAA
- a CDS encoding YcxB family protein, with protein sequence MISATISLEDHLAAQRLHARYTAKVLIVILVVLLLIGAGMLQLIGAGEIIGPMLIGAGGGGLIGLAVLHLWGLPRKIKRLHAQQAALRHTYTFAWDDTGLEITWADGRLRRPWSDYIRYRENERVLLLYHNDRLFELFAPHWFADQAHYEAFRRVAVQGIAASARR encoded by the coding sequence ATGATCAGCGCCACCATCAGTCTGGAAGACCATCTGGCCGCGCAGCGCCTGCATGCGCGGTACACGGCCAAGGTCTTGATCGTGATCCTGGTGGTCCTGCTCCTGATCGGGGCGGGCATGCTGCAACTGATCGGGGCCGGCGAAATCATCGGCCCGATGCTGATCGGCGCCGGGGGCGGCGGCTTGATCGGCCTGGCGGTGCTGCACCTCTGGGGCTTGCCACGAAAGATCAAACGCCTGCACGCCCAGCAGGCCGCGCTGCGGCATACCTACACCTTCGCATGGGACGACACCGGGCTGGAAATCACCTGGGCGGACGGGCGACTGCGCCGGCCCTGGTCCGATTACATCCGCTACCGCGAGAACGAGCGGGTGCTGCTGCTGTATCACAACGACCGCTTGTTCGAGCTGTTCGCCCCGCACTGGTTCGCCGATCAGGCGCACTACGAGGCGTTTCGCCGCGTGGCGGTGCAGGGGATCGCGGCGTCCGCGCGCCGCTGA
- a CDS encoding TonB-dependent receptor: MNCKSSPLAVAVVVALSFSASTAVAQSQAPTQKTLDTLIVTGTRVADRTVAESASPIDIISPQALESTGTTELATALSRAIPSLNFPRPAISDGSDAVRPAQLRGLSPDQVLVLVNGKRYHSTALINLNDTQGRGSSPADLNTIPIAAVERIEVLRDGASAQYGSDAIAGVINIVLKGSGEGGSVNGRYGKYSAGDGEQYQLSGDAGFSFAGTGKVHLAAQAGHSDQTNRALPFGGRVEQRYGDPEIDQGAISFNGEYSPTDYLTFYSFGMVSRREVLSNGYFRFAGDNRNRPEIYPDGFLPQIYNVSKDVSWVGGLKTSTEGGLNIDLSYNYGQNNLTFDVRNSLNNSLGLASPTDFHAGTLEVTQNVLNADFTKTLDWGLAYPVTLAFGAEWRGEKFNQSPGDAASSANGGIPSANGALIPGAQVFPGFKLSDAGYYNRNSHSAYVDLEADLTDKFSAGLAGRYEKYSDFGDTATGKLSLRYAFTDKVALRATASTGFRAPSLQQQNFQSIATQFLNVAQPNGSVTAIPFEIGTFRTDNPAAIALGAEPLKAEESKNYGLGVVLQPVENLYITVDAYRIDIDDRIVLSENLTSVAARNYLQANGFPGIGGGRYFTNAVDTKTQGVDAVGTYRWALDGGSAELTSGYNYNKTEVERIADNPAALEAIDPGAVRIGRAELGRITEGTPRDKFFLGGTWSPGNWSFTGTATRWGEFSTFGTNAGSDQTYAAKWTLDLAASYKLGAWNFTVGGDNVLNEYPDRQQAGLGTRTYLPYSSASPFGFNGALVYANVNYKW, from the coding sequence ATGAATTGCAAGTCCAGTCCACTCGCAGTCGCTGTTGTTGTTGCCTTGTCGTTTTCCGCTTCAACCGCAGTTGCGCAGTCCCAAGCTCCCACCCAGAAAACCCTCGACACGCTGATCGTGACCGGTACGCGCGTGGCCGACCGCACTGTGGCCGAATCGGCATCGCCGATCGACATCATCTCGCCACAGGCACTGGAATCGACCGGCACCACCGAGTTGGCTACCGCGCTGTCCCGCGCGATCCCCTCGCTCAATTTCCCCCGCCCCGCCATTTCCGACGGCTCGGACGCGGTGCGCCCTGCGCAGCTGCGCGGCCTGTCGCCCGATCAGGTGCTGGTGCTGGTCAACGGCAAGCGCTATCACAGCACCGCGCTGATCAACCTCAACGACACCCAGGGCCGCGGCTCGTCGCCGGCCGATCTCAACACCATTCCGATCGCGGCGGTGGAGCGCATCGAAGTGCTGCGCGACGGTGCATCGGCGCAATACGGCTCGGATGCGATTGCCGGCGTGATCAACATCGTGCTCAAGGGCAGCGGCGAAGGCGGCAGCGTCAATGGCCGCTACGGCAAGTACAGCGCCGGCGACGGCGAGCAGTATCAGCTGTCCGGCGATGCCGGCTTCAGCTTCGCCGGCACCGGCAAGGTGCATCTGGCTGCACAGGCCGGACACTCGGACCAGACCAACCGCGCATTGCCGTTTGGCGGCCGCGTGGAGCAGCGTTACGGCGACCCGGAGATCGACCAGGGCGCGATCTCGTTCAACGGCGAATACAGCCCCACCGATTACCTGACCTTCTACTCGTTCGGCATGGTCAGCCGCCGCGAGGTGCTGTCCAACGGCTATTTCCGCTTTGCCGGCGACAACCGCAATCGCCCGGAAATCTATCCGGACGGCTTCCTGCCGCAGATCTACAACGTCAGCAAGGACGTGTCCTGGGTCGGTGGCTTGAAGACCTCCACCGAAGGCGGCTTGAACATCGATCTGAGCTACAACTACGGCCAGAACAATCTCACCTTCGATGTGCGCAACAGCTTGAACAACAGCTTGGGCCTGGCCAGCCCCACCGACTTCCACGCCGGCACGCTGGAAGTGACCCAGAACGTGCTAAACGCCGACTTCACCAAGACGCTCGACTGGGGCCTGGCGTATCCGGTCACGCTGGCCTTCGGTGCGGAATGGCGCGGCGAGAAGTTCAACCAGTCGCCCGGCGATGCGGCGTCGTCGGCCAACGGCGGCATTCCGTCGGCCAACGGCGCATTGATCCCCGGCGCGCAGGTATTTCCGGGCTTCAAGCTCTCCGATGCCGGGTACTACAACCGCAACAGCCACTCGGCGTACGTCGACCTGGAAGCGGATCTGACCGACAAGTTCTCGGCCGGCCTGGCTGGGCGCTACGAGAAGTACAGCGACTTCGGCGACACCGCCACCGGCAAGCTGTCGTTGCGCTATGCGTTCACCGACAAGGTGGCGCTGCGTGCAACCGCCTCCACCGGCTTCCGTGCGCCCTCGCTGCAGCAGCAGAACTTCCAGTCGATCGCCACGCAGTTCCTCAATGTGGCCCAGCCCAACGGGTCGGTCACCGCGATTCCGTTCGAGATCGGCACCTTCCGTACCGACAACCCGGCCGCGATCGCGCTCGGTGCCGAACCGCTCAAGGCCGAGGAATCCAAGAACTATGGTCTGGGCGTGGTGTTGCAACCGGTCGAAAACCTGTACATCACCGTCGATGCCTACCGGATCGATATCGACGACCGCATCGTGCTGTCGGAAAACCTGACCTCGGTGGCTGCGCGCAATTATCTGCAGGCCAACGGCTTCCCGGGCATCGGCGGCGGGCGCTACTTCACCAATGCAGTGGACACCAAGACCCAGGGCGTGGATGCGGTCGGCACCTATCGCTGGGCCCTGGACGGCGGCAGCGCAGAGCTGACCTCCGGCTACAACTACAACAAGACCGAAGTGGAGCGGATCGCCGACAACCCGGCAGCGCTGGAAGCGATCGATCCGGGTGCGGTGCGCATCGGCCGCGCCGAACTCGGTCGCATCACCGAAGGCACGCCGCGCGACAAGTTCTTCCTGGGCGGCACCTGGTCGCCGGGCAACTGGTCGTTCACCGGCACCGCTACGCGCTGGGGCGAGTTCAGCACCTTCGGCACCAACGCCGGTAGCGACCAGACCTATGCGGCCAAGTGGACGCTGGATCTGGCCGCCTCCTACAAGCTGGGCGCGTGGAACTTCACCGTCGGCGGCGACAACGTGCTCAACGAATATCCGGACCGCCAGCAAGCGGGCCTGGGCACGCGCACCTACCTGCCGTACAGCAGCGCCTCGCCGTTCGGTTTCAACGGCGCGCTGGTGTATGCCAACGTGAACTACAAGTGGTAG
- a CDS encoding ABC-F family ATP-binding cassette domain-containing protein has protein sequence MISLRNFSMRRGERLLLSNVDLTMHAGYRVGVVGRNGTGKSSLFAAVKGELEADKGDVDLPGKVRTASVSQETPSLPDPALSFVLGGDIEVSAILQEEAAATAREDWEAVANAHQKMAELGAYDAEARAGKLLHGLGFPADTHHRAVSSFSGGWRVRLNLARALMMPSDLLLLDEPTNHLDMDAVLWLEQWLLKYPGTLLLISHDREFLDNVATHTLHLHGGTAKLYVGGYTDFERQRIEHLRQQQIAHDKEQAERAHLQSFIDRFKAQASKATQAQSRMKRLAKMAGTEAVRAEREFRIQFAQPNRLPFSLIRLNHLQAGYPAPTSLPPRAGEGARRADGGDAATVILHDVGFGLEAGDRIGLLGPNGAGKSTLVKTLVGELAPLSGERSAHPDLRIGYFAQHTVESLHEGQSPMDHFRDLSPDGSNQAFRDFLGKWNFAGDRAFEVVDGFSGGERARLALALIAWQQPNVLLLDEPTNHLDLEMREALAEALSDFEGAIVMVSHDRHLIGLVCDSFWRVADGVVEPFDGDLDEYAAWLRSRPAAQGTKQKMAEVAPTPPPPTKPLPPKKAVNPHKLASAEKRVGELEAALAELDRQLANPGNYADTDKMAVLGRDREATAQQLAAAEAAWMELIDGA, from the coding sequence ATGATTTCCCTGCGCAACTTCTCCATGCGACGCGGCGAGCGTCTGCTGTTGTCCAACGTCGACCTGACCATGCATGCCGGCTACCGCGTTGGCGTGGTGGGTCGCAACGGTACCGGTAAGTCCAGCCTGTTCGCCGCGGTGAAGGGCGAGCTGGAAGCCGACAAGGGCGACGTGGATCTACCCGGCAAGGTGCGCACCGCCAGCGTCTCGCAGGAAACCCCGTCGCTGCCCGATCCGGCGCTGTCGTTCGTGCTCGGCGGCGACATCGAGGTCTCGGCGATCCTGCAGGAAGAGGCCGCGGCCACCGCGCGCGAGGACTGGGAAGCGGTCGCCAACGCGCACCAGAAGATGGCCGAACTCGGCGCCTACGACGCCGAGGCGCGTGCCGGCAAGCTGCTGCACGGCCTGGGCTTCCCGGCCGACACCCATCACCGCGCGGTGTCCTCGTTCTCCGGCGGCTGGCGGGTGCGCCTGAACCTGGCGCGCGCGCTGATGATGCCCAGCGACCTGCTGCTGCTGGACGAACCGACCAACCATTTGGACATGGATGCGGTGCTGTGGCTGGAGCAGTGGTTGCTCAAGTACCCGGGCACCTTGCTGCTGATTTCGCACGACCGCGAGTTCCTGGACAACGTGGCCACGCATACGCTGCATCTGCACGGCGGCACCGCCAAGCTGTATGTCGGCGGCTATACCGATTTCGAGCGCCAGCGCATCGAGCACCTGCGCCAGCAGCAGATCGCCCACGACAAGGAACAGGCCGAGCGCGCGCATCTGCAGAGCTTCATCGACCGCTTCAAGGCGCAGGCCAGCAAGGCTACCCAGGCACAGAGCCGCATGAAGCGCCTGGCCAAGATGGCCGGCACCGAGGCAGTGCGCGCCGAGCGCGAGTTCCGCATCCAGTTCGCCCAGCCCAATCGGCTGCCGTTTTCGCTGATCCGGCTGAATCATCTACAGGCCGGCTATCCGGCTCCGACCTCCCTTCCCCCGCGTGCGGGGGAAGGGGCCCGAAGGGCGGATGGGGGCGACGCTGCCACGGTCATCCTGCACGATGTCGGTTTCGGCCTGGAAGCAGGCGACCGCATCGGGTTGTTGGGTCCCAATGGCGCGGGTAAGTCCACGCTGGTGAAGACGTTGGTAGGCGAGCTGGCGCCGCTGTCTGGCGAGCGCAGTGCGCATCCGGACCTGCGGATCGGCTATTTCGCCCAGCACACGGTGGAATCGTTGCACGAGGGCCAGTCGCCGATGGACCACTTCCGCGATCTGTCGCCGGACGGTTCCAATCAGGCGTTCCGCGATTTCCTCGGTAAATGGAATTTCGCCGGCGACCGCGCCTTCGAAGTGGTGGACGGCTTCTCCGGTGGCGAGCGCGCGCGCCTGGCATTGGCGTTGATCGCCTGGCAGCAGCCGAACGTGCTGCTGCTCGACGAACCCACCAATCACCTGGACCTGGAAATGCGCGAGGCGCTGGCCGAGGCGCTGAGCGACTTCGAAGGCGCCATCGTGATGGTTTCGCACGATCGCCATCTGATCGGCCTGGTCTGCGACAGTTTCTGGCGCGTCGCCGATGGCGTGGTCGAGCCGTTCGATGGCGATCTGGACGAATACGCCGCCTGGTTGCGCAGCCGCCCGGCCGCGCAGGGCACCAAGCAGAAGATGGCCGAAGTGGCACCGACCCCGCCACCGCCGACCAAGCCGCTGCCGCCGAAAAAGGCCGTCAACCCGCACAAGCTGGCCAGCGCCGAAAAGCGCGTCGGCGAACTGGAAGCCGCGCTGGCAGAGCTCGACCGCCAGCTGGCCAACCCGGGGAACTATGCCGACACCGACAAGATGGCGGTGCTGGGCCGCGACCGCGAGGCGACGGCGCAGCAGCTGGCTGCAGCGGAAGCTGCGTGGATGGAGTTGATCGACGGCGCGTAA